A section of the Veillonella criceti genome encodes:
- a CDS encoding glycosyltransferase family 2 protein, with translation MILDLVSIITPCYNGARYIGETIDSVLAQTHTNWEMIIVDDGSKDDSAQIIKEYVEKDPRIKFIQQKNAGSAAARNNGIRNASGQYIALLDADDIWLPDFLKKQIKYMKDNDGICVAGSYGLIDEHSKDILSPVQVKEIITIKDMRVRGQVGCLTGLYDCSKYGKIYLKEELRSLRDDYAYWYDIVSLEGVIYGNPEILAKYRVLSNSTTGNKIKLIKPQYKFYRNYLKEGRIEAFINLIRWGSVGIKRFFKI, from the coding sequence ATGATTTTAGATTTAGTTTCAATTATTACACCTTGTTATAACGGAGCTCGATATATTGGAGAAACAATTGATTCTGTTTTAGCACAGACACATACTAATTGGGAAATGATTATTGTTGATGATGGATCTAAAGATGATTCAGCGCAAATTATAAAAGAATATGTAGAAAAAGATCCAAGAATAAAGTTCATCCAACAAAAAAATGCGGGGTCGGCAGCGGCAAGAAATAATGGGATTAGAAATGCTTCAGGGCAATATATTGCGTTATTAGATGCAGATGATATTTGGTTACCAGATTTTTTAAAAAAACAAATTAAATATATGAAAGACAATGATGGTATATGTGTAGCTGGATCTTATGGACTTATAGATGAACATTCAAAAGATATTTTAAGTCCTGTTCAAGTAAAAGAAATTATTACGATAAAGGATATGCGAGTTAGAGGGCAGGTTGGTTGCTTGACAGGATTATATGATTGTTCTAAATATGGGAAAATTTATTTAAAAGAAGAATTAAGAAGTTTACGTGATGACTATGCGTATTGGTACGATATTGTTTCGTTAGAAGGTGTCATTTATGGAAATCCAGAAATTTTAGCTAAATATAGGGTGTTAAGTAATAGTACTACTGGAAATAAAATTAAACTAATAAAGCCACAATATAAATTTTATCGAAATTATTTGAAAGAAGGTAGAATTGAAGCATTTATCAATTTAATACGTTGGGGATCTGTAGGAATAAAAAGATTTTTCAAAATATAG
- a CDS encoding glycosyltransferase, which produces MKVLFIRANKGLPDSRVEKELYSLSKEHEVELLGWNREENTENIEEKNIAINNKNFKYYWIGIKAPQGEGFKKILFPMLKFWITICIFLYKNSGKYDVVHFCDFDTSAIAFFVAKFKKMKIVYDIFDYYADSHNAPKFIKSIIKKWENYIINNSDTVILCSEKRREQILPAKAKKIIIINNSPSKAIEFENINLQGDGTRKRLVYVGMLSEDRLLDKIAQVIITRNDIEWHVAGMGILAPYFEKISKKYDNIFYYGKISYPQALCLESQCDYMTAIYDPQVSNHKYADPNKFYEAILLRKPIVVLKGTGIDEVVINKKLGIVLDYNVKNFKRDFSNALNNLVEKNEIYFNRTNASILSDTVYSWEIMEKRLLEAYKWL; this is translated from the coding sequence ATGAAAGTTTTATTTATAAGAGCTAATAAAGGGCTACCAGATTCTAGAGTAGAAAAGGAATTATATTCTTTATCTAAAGAACACGAGGTTGAACTATTAGGTTGGAATAGAGAGGAAAATACTGAGAATATAGAAGAAAAGAATATTGCCATTAATAATAAAAACTTTAAGTATTATTGGATTGGTATTAAGGCTCCACAAGGAGAAGGATTTAAAAAAATACTTTTTCCCATGCTTAAATTTTGGATTACTATTTGCATTTTCTTATATAAAAATAGTGGTAAATATGATGTAGTACATTTTTGCGATTTTGATACATCGGCTATAGCTTTTTTTGTTGCGAAATTTAAAAAAATGAAAATTGTATATGATATTTTTGATTATTATGCAGATTCTCATAATGCTCCTAAGTTTATTAAATCAATAATTAAAAAATGGGAAAACTATATAATAAATAATAGTGACACTGTTATTTTGTGTAGCGAAAAACGAAGAGAGCAAATTTTACCAGCAAAAGCAAAAAAAATTATTATAATTAATAATAGTCCTAGTAAAGCAATTGAATTTGAAAATATTAACTTGCAGGGGGATGGAACACGTAAAAGATTAGTATATGTAGGGATGTTATCTGAAGATCGATTGTTAGATAAAATTGCACAAGTAATAATAACACGTAATGATATAGAATGGCATGTTGCAGGTATGGGGATATTAGCGCCATACTTTGAAAAAATCTCCAAGAAATATGATAATATTTTTTATTATGGAAAAATATCGTATCCTCAAGCTCTCTGTTTAGAATCTCAATGTGATTATATGACTGCTATTTATGATCCTCAGGTATCTAATCATAAATATGCTGACCCTAATAAATTTTATGAGGCAATTCTATTGAGAAAACCTATAGTTGTACTTAAGGGAACTGGGATAGATGAAGTTGTGATAAATAAAAAGTTAGGCATTGTTCTTGATTATAATGTAAAAAATTTTAAAAGAGATTTTAGTAATGCATTAAATAATCTTGTAGAAAAAAATGAGATATATTTTAATAGAACAAACGCGTCAATTTTATCTGATACAGTTTACTCTTGGGAAATAATGGAGAAAAGATTATTGGAGGCATATAAATGGCTATAG
- a CDS encoding glycosyltransferase, which produces MEIQKIACVVLNYNDAEETIKYVSWVKELDFYSIIIVVDNNSSDGSYELLKQLSCEKVYVVQSDKNGGYGYGNNFGIRIAKEKYQCDMAFISNPDVSYSEESIANMVKYLNENPTCAAVTGLQYNGFTKKPIKDIAWKLPTYKNCLLINLYLGRKFNKDMYYQLSEKYEIVDCIPGAFLGVKIDEFLLCGGYDERLFLYCEEATLAYRLKEQGLYTCLLTNESYFHYVSTSISKNIPNAVKRHKLLLNSYYFYIENYLKVNFSKRILAKLVFKVSILEEYLKTFIRSVKN; this is translated from the coding sequence ATGGAAATTCAAAAAATAGCTTGTGTTGTGTTAAATTATAATGATGCTGAAGAGACTATTAAGTATGTATCTTGGGTTAAAGAATTAGATTTTTATTCTATAATTATCGTGGTAGATAATAATTCATCTGATGGTTCATATGAATTATTAAAGCAATTATCTTGTGAGAAAGTTTATGTTGTTCAATCTGATAAAAATGGTGGATATGGATATGGGAACAACTTTGGTATAAGAATTGCTAAAGAAAAATATCAGTGTGATATGGCTTTTATTTCAAATCCAGATGTATCATATAGTGAAGAAAGCATTGCTAATATGGTAAAGTATTTAAATGAAAATCCTACTTGTGCAGCTGTTACAGGTCTACAATATAACGGGTTCACAAAAAAGCCAATAAAAGATATTGCTTGGAAATTGCCTACTTATAAGAATTGTTTACTCATTAATTTGTATTTGGGTAGAAAATTCAATAAAGATATGTATTATCAATTGAGTGAAAAATATGAAATTGTCGATTGTATTCCCGGTGCTTTTTTAGGGGTTAAAATTGATGAATTTTTACTTTGTGGTGGATATGATGAGCGACTTTTTTTATACTGTGAAGAGGCTACGTTAGCCTATCGATTAAAGGAACAAGGTTTGTATACATGTTTATTGACAAATGAATCTTATTTCCACTATGTGTCAACGTCGATTTCTAAAAATATTCCTAATGCAGTTAAAAGGCATAAACTGCTTTTAAATAGTTATTATTTTTATATTGAGAATTATTTAAAAGTGAATTTTAGTAAAAGAATTTTAGCAAAACTAGTTTTTAAAGTGTCTATTTTAGAAGAGTATTTAAAAACTTTTATTCGAAGTGTAAAAAATTAG
- the glf gene encoding UDP-galactopyranose mutase codes for MYDYLIVGAGLYGAVMAHELKNLNKKILVIDRREQIGGNVYTKEINGIQVHQYGAHIFNTHSTEVWEYVQQFAKFNRFTNSPIANYKGEIFSLPFSMYTFNKMWGVIKPEEAKVIIEKQKKESGIIEPQNLEEQAISLVGKDIYEKLIKGYTEKQWGRACKDLPSFIIKRLPVRFIYDNNYFNSPYQGIPIGGYTNMVANMLKDIEIELGVDYIKNRQVYSKMAKNIIYTGPIDEYFDYKVGNLEYRSVRFETEVLDISNFQGNAVVNYTDAETPWTRIIEHKWFEFGKDQSGKDIEGTVISREYSSEWSRGDEPYYPVNDERNNLLYKKYVELAKQESNVHFGGRLAEYKYYNMDAVIATALSSVKKVL; via the coding sequence ATGTATGATTATTTAATTGTTGGTGCGGGCTTATATGGGGCTGTTATGGCTCATGAGTTAAAAAACTTAAATAAAAAGATTTTAGTGATTGATCGACGTGAGCAGATTGGTGGAAATGTTTATACTAAAGAAATAAATGGAATTCAAGTACATCAGTATGGTGCACATATATTTAATACTCATTCTACTGAAGTGTGGGAATACGTACAGCAATTTGCTAAGTTTAATAGATTCACAAATTCACCAATTGCAAATTATAAGGGGGAAATTTTTTCCTTACCATTTAGCATGTATACATTTAATAAAATGTGGGGAGTTATAAAACCTGAAGAAGCTAAAGTTATTATAGAAAAACAAAAAAAAGAATCAGGGATTATTGAGCCACAAAATTTAGAGGAGCAGGCTATAAGTTTAGTTGGAAAAGATATTTATGAGAAATTAATTAAAGGATATACTGAAAAACAATGGGGACGAGCTTGTAAAGATTTACCTTCTTTTATTATAAAGCGATTACCAGTACGATTTATATATGATAATAATTATTTTAATTCTCCCTATCAAGGGATTCCTATTGGTGGATATACAAATATGGTCGCTAATATGTTGAAAGATATTGAGATTGAATTGGGTGTTGATTATATTAAAAATAGACAAGTCTATAGTAAGATGGCTAAAAATATTATATATACGGGCCCAATAGATGAATATTTTGATTATAAAGTAGGAAATTTGGAATATCGTTCAGTAAGATTTGAAACAGAAGTGCTTGATATATCTAACTTCCAAGGGAACGCTGTTGTTAATTATACTGATGCTGAAACTCCTTGGACTAGAATTATTGAACATAAATGGTTTGAGTTTGGTAAAGATCAATCCGGAAAAGATATAGAAGGTACTGTAATTTCAAGAGAATATAGTTCTGAATGGTCTCGTGGAGATGAACCATATTATCCAGTTAATGATGAACGTAATAATTTACTTTATAAAAAATATGTGGAACTTGCAAAGCAAGAATCTAATGTACATTTTGGTGGCAGATTAGCAGAATATAAATACTATAATATGGACGCAGTTATTGCAACTGCACTGTCTTCAGTAAAAAAGGTATTATAG
- a CDS encoding sugar transporter yields the protein MNQSRFLQNISYSFGANILSLLVSVIMVIIVPKFLSLEAYGTWQLFLFYFSYIGFFHFGWIDGLYLRYAGKDYRKLDPKLFSGQLLGIFILQLIIASIIVFYSLYYVEISNKREVLMGLAILTPMVNLNNAYNQIMQFTNRIKDYAKLLSLERILLLLFVFVFIFLGYNSYTDLYFAKLISVTIVFLFSIFITKSLVTFSLYSPGSILKEAKLNIEAGSKLMFANIASMLIIGCIRYGISEGWDIETFGKVSLTLGISNFLLIFINALSVVFFPVIKRAEEKELVNLYIYIRTLLSVILLALLLLFYPLKEGLVWWLPQYEDSFIFMSALFPICIFEGRVQLLVNTYLKSLREETLMLKINLASVILGFFVTLLTVFILHNLLLTVFAIVFVYGFRCILSEVFLQKILNITLYKDFIIEMILILVFIISGTFFYSIYSALLYLLLYLVYILFNKSIVIELYNKLNKSI from the coding sequence ATGAATCAATCTCGTTTTTTACAGAATATTTCTTATTCTTTTGGCGCTAATATTTTATCGTTATTAGTATCGGTTATAATGGTTATTATCGTTCCTAAATTTTTGTCTTTAGAAGCGTATGGTACATGGCAATTGTTCTTGTTTTATTTCTCTTATATAGGTTTTTTTCATTTTGGCTGGATTGATGGATTGTATCTTAGATATGCTGGAAAGGATTATAGAAAACTAGATCCTAAGTTATTTTCAGGACAATTATTAGGTATATTTATTTTACAATTGATTATTGCTAGTATAATAGTTTTTTATTCTTTATATTATGTTGAAATATCTAATAAGAGAGAAGTTTTAATGGGATTAGCAATATTAACTCCTATGGTAAACCTAAATAATGCATATAACCAAATTATGCAATTTACAAACCGAATAAAAGATTATGCTAAATTATTATCTTTAGAACGTATTTTATTGTTATTATTTGTGTTTGTATTTATCTTTTTAGGATATAATTCATATACAGATTTATATTTTGCTAAACTTATATCCGTTACTATTGTTTTTTTATTTAGTATTTTTATTACTAAATCTTTAGTGACTTTTTCTTTATACTCCCCTGGTTCTATTTTAAAAGAAGCTAAACTTAATATTGAAGCTGGTAGTAAATTAATGTTTGCTAATATTGCTAGTATGCTTATTATAGGCTGTATCCGTTATGGAATTTCCGAAGGCTGGGATATTGAGACTTTTGGGAAAGTTTCATTAACTTTAGGGATTTCAAATTTTCTGTTAATTTTTATTAATGCACTAAGTGTTGTATTCTTTCCTGTTATAAAACGAGCAGAGGAGAAAGAATTAGTAAATTTATACATATACATTAGAACTTTATTATCAGTGATATTGTTAGCATTATTATTGTTGTTTTATCCTCTAAAAGAAGGGCTTGTGTGGTGGTTACCACAGTATGAAGATAGTTTTATATTTATGTCGGCATTATTTCCTATATGTATTTTTGAAGGGCGCGTACAATTATTAGTTAATACATATTTAAAAAGTCTAAGAGAAGAGACTTTAATGTTAAAAATTAATTTAGCATCAGTGATTTTAGGATTTTTTGTTACATTACTTACAGTTTTTATACTCCATAATTTGTTATTAACTGTATTTGCTATTGTATTTGTATATGGATTTCGTTGTATTTTGTCAGAAGTTTTTTTACAGAAAATTCTTAACATAACATTATATAAAGACTTTATTATAGAAATGATTTTAATCTTAGTTTTTATAATAAGTGGAACATTTTTTTATAGTATATATTCTGCTTTATTATATTTGTTGTTATATTTAGTATATATTCTTTTTAATAAGTCAATAGTAATCGAACTATATAATAAATTGAATAAATCAATTTAA
- the rfbA gene encoding glucose-1-phosphate thymidylyltransferase RfbA yields MKGIILAGGSGTRLYPLTLVTSKQLLPVYDKPMIYYPLSTLMLAGIRDILIISTPNDLPNFERLLGDGSAYGIQLSYKVQPSPDGLAQAFILGEDFIDGEPCAMILGDNIFYGAGLSKYLKMAVESVQEGQSANVFGYYVEDPERFGVIEFDDEGRAISIEEKPRSPKSNYAVTGLYFYDEHVCEYAKQVTPSARGELEITDLNKIYLNRGELKVTTLGRGYAWLDTGTIDSLNEASQFVRAIETRAGIQISALEEISFNNGWISKEILLENAIKYGKAPYGQYLKKVADGKILKEQ; encoded by the coding sequence ATGAAAGGTATAATTTTAGCAGGTGGAAGTGGCACTCGTTTATATCCACTTACATTGGTAACCTCAAAGCAGTTGTTGCCAGTATATGATAAGCCGATGATATATTATCCTTTATCGACTTTAATGTTAGCAGGGATTCGGGATATATTAATTATTTCTACACCAAATGATTTGCCTAATTTTGAAAGATTATTAGGAGATGGTTCTGCTTATGGAATTCAATTAAGTTATAAAGTTCAACCTTCTCCTGATGGATTAGCTCAAGCGTTTATTTTAGGTGAAGATTTTATTGATGGTGAGCCTTGTGCAATGATTTTGGGGGATAATATATTCTATGGTGCTGGATTAAGTAAGTACTTAAAAATGGCAGTAGAGTCAGTACAAGAAGGTCAGAGTGCCAATGTTTTTGGTTATTATGTAGAGGATCCAGAGCGCTTTGGTGTTATAGAGTTTGATGATGAAGGACGGGCCATTTCAATTGAAGAGAAGCCGAGAAGCCCAAAATCAAATTATGCTGTAACAGGATTATATTTTTATGATGAACATGTATGTGAATATGCTAAGCAAGTTACACCGTCAGCGCGTGGTGAACTGGAAATTACTGATTTAAATAAGATTTATTTAAATCGAGGTGAACTAAAAGTAACTACGTTGGGGCGTGGTTATGCATGGTTAGATACGGGGACAATAGATAGCTTGAATGAGGCATCTCAATTTGTTAGAGCTATTGAAACTCGTGCAGGTATACAAATTTCTGCATTAGAAGAAATATCATTTAATAATGGCTGGATTTCAAAAGAGATTTTATTAGAGAATGCTATAAAATATGGAAAAGCACCGTATGGTCAATATTTAAAAAAAGTGGCAGACGGAAAAATTTTAAAAGAACAGTAA
- the rfbB gene encoding dTDP-glucose 4,6-dehydratase codes for MKIIVTGGAGFIGGNFVHLMVNKYPEDHIICLDALTYAGNLATLKSVMDKPNFSFVKGDIANREFIYDLFEKIKPDIVINFAAESHVDRSILDPEVFLRTNVIGTSVLMDACRKYGITRYHQVSTDEVYGDLPLDKPDLFFTEATPLHTSSPYSASKASADLLVLAYHRTYGLPVSISRCSNNYGPYHFPEKLIPLMIINALHNKSLPVYGDGLNVRDWLYVTDHCEAIDLIVRQGKVGEVYNVGGHNEVNNLTIVKTICSILGKSENLIEYVTDRQGHDRRYAIDPAKIHSDLGWLPKVKFEDGIVKTIEWYKQNKDWWEPIISGEYQKYYESMYQGKFNN; via the coding sequence ATGAAGATAATAGTAACAGGTGGAGCAGGCTTTATTGGTGGTAATTTTGTACATTTGATGGTAAATAAATATCCAGAGGATCATATTATTTGTTTAGATGCATTAACTTATGCAGGAAATTTAGCCACTTTAAAGAGCGTAATGGATAAACCTAATTTTTCATTTGTTAAAGGTGATATTGCTAATCGTGAGTTTATATATGACTTATTTGAAAAAATCAAGCCAGATATAGTTATAAATTTTGCAGCCGAGAGTCATGTAGACCGTTCTATTTTAGATCCGGAAGTTTTTTTACGAACTAATGTTATTGGTACGAGTGTTTTAATGGATGCATGTCGAAAGTATGGTATTACGCGGTATCATCAAGTTTCTACTGATGAGGTATACGGAGATTTGCCATTAGATAAGCCAGATTTGTTTTTTACAGAAGCAACTCCTTTGCATACTTCATCTCCATATTCTGCCTCTAAGGCAAGTGCAGATTTATTAGTTTTAGCCTATCATAGAACGTATGGATTGCCAGTTAGTATTAGTCGTTGCTCTAATAACTATGGGCCTTATCATTTTCCTGAAAAGTTAATTCCTTTAATGATTATTAATGCTTTGCATAATAAGAGTTTACCGGTTTATGGTGATGGTTTGAATGTACGGGACTGGTTATATGTGACTGATCATTGTGAAGCAATTGATTTAATTGTGCGTCAGGGAAAAGTTGGAGAAGTTTATAACGTAGGTGGTCATAATGAAGTTAATAATTTGACTATTGTGAAAACAATTTGTTCGATATTAGGAAAATCGGAAAATTTAATTGAATATGTTACTGATCGTCAAGGCCATGATCGTCGATATGCAATTGATCCAGCAAAAATACATAGTGATTTGGGATGGCTTCCTAAAGTTAAATTTGAAGATGGTATTGTAAAGACTATTGAGTGGTATAAGCAAAATAAAGATTGGTGGGAGCCCATTATTTCTGGAGAGTATCAGAAATATTATGAGTCTATGTATCAAGGAAAATTCAATAATTAA
- the rfbD gene encoding dTDP-4-dehydrorhamnose reductase, protein MKILITGVTGQLGYDVAVEALSRAHEVIGISRRAYTINNTRYKNFICSITDEAKIKEVFTAVKPDVVIHCAAWTAVDAAEESENKDILYKTNVEATKYISKCCEVIDAKLIYISTDYVFDGQGTAIWQEAEQNLHPINLYGESKLLGEQAILSALKKYFIVRISWVFGINGNNFVKTMLSVGQKYDSLKVVNDQIGLPTYTKDLAGLLLDMAESTSYGIYHATNTGSYISWYDFAKEIFKQANYQTNVIPVTTDEYGISKANRPKNSRLSLNRLSDNGFTLLPNWKDALQRYLQELRNEDEINKN, encoded by the coding sequence ATGAAAATATTAATTACAGGTGTGACAGGGCAATTAGGATATGATGTGGCTGTAGAAGCACTTAGTAGAGCCCATGAAGTTATTGGTATTTCACGAAGAGCATACACGATTAATAATACTAGATATAAAAACTTTATTTGCTCTATTACTGATGAAGCGAAAATTAAGGAAGTCTTTACTGCTGTTAAACCTGATGTAGTGATACATTGTGCTGCTTGGACAGCTGTTGATGCAGCTGAGGAGTCAGAGAATAAGGATATTTTGTATAAGACTAATGTAGAAGCGACAAAATATATTTCTAAGTGCTGTGAAGTAATAGATGCTAAATTGATATATATTAGTACTGATTATGTTTTTGATGGTCAGGGGACAGCCATATGGCAGGAAGCTGAGCAAAATTTACATCCTATTAATTTATATGGAGAGTCTAAATTATTAGGTGAACAGGCGATTCTTTCTGCTTTGAAGAAGTATTTTATTGTGCGAATTTCTTGGGTTTTTGGGATTAATGGTAATAATTTTGTAAAGACTATGTTAAGTGTTGGTCAAAAATATGATTCTTTAAAAGTGGTTAATGATCAAATTGGATTACCAACATATACTAAAGATTTAGCAGGATTATTACTTGATATGGCAGAGTCAACGTCTTATGGAATTTATCATGCTACCAATACTGGTTCTTATATTTCATGGTATGATTTTGCTAAAGAAATTTTTAAACAAGCTAATTATCAAACTAACGTAATTCCTGTAACCACGGATGAATACGGTATATCTAAGGCCAATAGACCCAAAAATAGTCGTTTATCGTTAAATAGATTAAGTGATAATGGATTTACACTGTTGCCGAATTGGAAAGATGCTTTACAGCGCTATTTGCAAGAATTGAGGAATGAGGATGAAATTAACAAAAACTAA
- the rfbC gene encoding dTDP-4-dehydrorhamnose 3,5-epimerase, with protein MKLTKTKLEGVIILEPKVFGDNRGFFMESWSKRQLEELGLYYDFVQDNHSSSTRRGTLRGIHYQKGEHSQAKLVRCVRGAVFDVAVDLRVKSPTYGQWIGVELSEKNKKQLLIPRGFGHGFVTLTDDVEFMYKADNYYCQESDRGILWNDPQIKIEWGIDEPILSEKDKRHPALSEINESELF; from the coding sequence ATGAAATTAACAAAAACTAAATTAGAAGGCGTGATTATTTTAGAGCCTAAAGTATTTGGAGATAATAGAGGCTTTTTTATGGAAAGTTGGAGCAAGCGACAATTAGAAGAATTAGGCCTATATTATGATTTTGTACAAGATAATCACTCATCTTCAACACGAAGAGGGACTTTAAGAGGTATTCATTATCAGAAAGGTGAGCACAGTCAGGCTAAATTAGTTCGTTGTGTTAGAGGGGCGGTTTTTGATGTAGCGGTCGATTTAAGAGTTAAAAGCCCAACATATGGACAATGGATTGGCGTGGAATTGTCTGAAAAGAATAAGAAGCAGCTATTAATTCCGCGTGGGTTTGGACATGGATTTGTTACATTAACAGATGATGTAGAATTTATGTATAAAGCTGACAATTATTATTGCCAAGAGTCAGATAGAGGCATTCTGTGGAATGATCCTCAAATTAAGATTGAATGGGGGATTGATGAACCTATTTTATCTGAAAAAGATAAGAGGCATCCAGCTTTGAGTGAAATTAATGAAAGTGAATTATTTTAA
- a CDS encoding capsule assembly Wzi family protein gives MRKSLLTSMLGVLFASALPFASVSAQHIVSPNVPQDSYVYDYIDKLDALGYLPEARQTSKSYNRLQVAKWIVTIEEAVAQKGAKSPFVIAMLNQLREDFATELEILSTGEVPHEFNVTQAKVGIDVTKGKTISQNRTKSSYQPFAVNNSGYDYADGVNGNASFEVSGYLGNKFAAEITPRFDIDKDDAELSLARGYVKTYLGSMEIQIGKDDMWWGPNQRGVLGMTTNAKAQTGIKLSSIDPIEIGGTFKFLGKVKPTFFLSKLSDNRTDVKEPNLFGGRIEIMPNKRLVLGASMLSIVGGEGNHLSSSDWGNWLVGKNDDSNDKWNSLAGYDVIYKMPKVQIYGSIYGEDQSTGLGFIPSPSKIAWNAGLYLPTLSTDGRWDLRIEGGKTNNWWYNHWVFTDGFTHKGHIMGDYMGHDSRRLYARLGYFDDKANQIGLNVEYLEMNKNSLEKPEVLAVWLDARHRLQEDLLLEGRLGVASIDRSKSGDTTDYIVGVNVTKTF, from the coding sequence ATGAGAAAATCTTTGCTTACTTCTATGTTGGGGGTACTTTTTGCAAGTGCACTTCCTTTTGCTTCTGTTAGTGCGCAACATATTGTTTCGCCTAATGTACCTCAAGATTCATATGTATATGATTATATTGATAAACTTGATGCACTGGGATATTTACCAGAAGCTCGCCAAACTTCTAAGTCATATAATCGTTTGCAAGTTGCAAAATGGATTGTGACCATAGAAGAGGCTGTTGCACAAAAAGGGGCGAAAAGTCCTTTTGTAATAGCTATGCTAAATCAATTACGGGAAGACTTTGCAACAGAGTTAGAAATTTTGTCAACTGGTGAAGTTCCACATGAGTTCAACGTTACACAAGCAAAAGTTGGTATTGATGTAACTAAAGGAAAAACAATTTCACAAAATAGAACTAAATCCTCATATCAGCCTTTTGCAGTAAATAATAGCGGTTATGATTATGCTGATGGTGTAAATGGTAATGCATCATTTGAAGTTTCGGGATATTTAGGTAATAAATTTGCGGCAGAGATTACCCCTAGATTTGATATAGATAAGGATGATGCTGAACTCTCTTTAGCTCGTGGATATGTGAAAACGTATTTAGGAAGTATGGAAATTCAGATTGGTAAAGATGATATGTGGTGGGGACCTAATCAACGAGGTGTGTTAGGGATGACTACCAATGCTAAAGCTCAAACAGGCATTAAATTATCGTCTATTGATCCTATAGAAATTGGTGGGACATTTAAATTTTTAGGTAAAGTAAAACCAACTTTCTTTTTGTCTAAATTATCAGATAACCGTACTGATGTTAAGGAACCAAATTTATTTGGTGGTCGTATAGAGATTATGCCTAATAAGCGTTTAGTATTAGGTGCTAGTATGCTATCAATTGTAGGTGGGGAAGGAAATCATCTTTCTTCAAGTGACTGGGGAAATTGGCTAGTTGGTAAAAATGATGATTCTAATGATAAATGGAATAGTTTAGCTGGATATGATGTGATCTATAAAATGCCTAAAGTACAAATTTATGGTAGTATTTATGGGGAAGATCAATCTACGGGACTCGGGTTTATTCCATCACCATCGAAAATAGCTTGGAATGCAGGTCTATATTTGCCAACATTGTCAACTGATGGTCGTTGGGATTTACGAATTGAGGGTGGTAAAACTAATAATTGGTGGTATAATCATTGGGTTTTTACGGATGGCTTTACTCATAAAGGACATATAATGGGTGATTATATGGGGCATGATAGTCGACGTTTATATGCTCGCTTAGGTTATTTTGATGATAAGGCAAATCAAATTGGGCTTAATGTTGAGTATTTAGAGATGAATAAAAATAGTCTTGAAAAACCAGAAGTGTTGGCCGTATGGTTAGATGCTCGTCATCGCTTGCAAGAAGACCTGCTTCTTGAAGGTCGTTTAGGTGTAGCTTCTATTGATAGAAGTAAGTCTGGTGACACTACTGATTATATTGTGGGTGTTAATGTGACAAAAACATTTTAA